Genomic window (Halalkalicoccus subterraneus):
TCGACCGTCCGGGCGGGCCCGCCGACCTCCCAGACGGTGGTCTCGACGCCGGCCTTTGCGACCTCGTCTTCGACCCGGTCGACGTGCTCGGCAGTAGTGTTGACGTAGACGCTCGCGCCCGTGTCCGTCGAGTAGTAGACCGGAACGCCCTCCTCGCGCAGCTCGCGCACCCGGTTGAACACCTCGATGGTTTCGGGCTGCCAGTAGACCCAGCCGGCGGGCCCGGTCATGGTCGTCGCCGCGAGCGACAGCGAGTCGTGTTCGGCGAGTTCGAAGGTTCGGTCGAACTCGCCCTCGCGAAGGGCGTCCCGAAGCTCGGCGATCTGGCCGTGCATGTGGGCCATCCGTGCCTGGAACATGTGGCTGTCGGCGGCTTCTTCATGGGCTTGCTCGGTCTCCTTATACGAAGGGACCAGCCCGGCGACGATCCGCAGTTCGTCCTCGAGGTCGGTTTCGATGCGCTCGGAGCGACAGTCCTCGTCGTTCAACCCCGTGTGCAGGTGACTGAACGCGCCGGTCACCGCGCGCGCGGCCGAGGAGGAGCCCCGCCGGGCGACGGTCGAGATATCGGGTCGTGAGAGGTCGAGGTCGGCGCTCTCACACAGCGCCATCGCCGCCGCGGCAAACCCCGAGGAAGAGGAGCCGAAGCCGACGTTCGACCGGAAGGAGTTCTCGCTTTCGAGGCGCACCCGATCGTCGATTCCCGCGAGTTCGCGGACGTGATCGACCACCGCCGCGACGCGCTCGTAGCCGCGCCCCGAGAGCTCCTCGCCGTCGACGACGTAGACGTCTTCTGCCCGATCCTCGAACCGGGCGGTCGTCCTCGTGTGACTCGGCGCGGTACAGACGCTGATGGAGTCGTGATACGGCAACCGGAGCTCCGGATCGCGCATCCCGTGGTACTTCGCGAGCCCCTGAATGGGGTGGGCGATCGCAGTCGCTTTCTTCATACCACGACCGGCGGCTGTCGGTCGCATAAACGCTACGCTTGTGCCACGAACGCACCGAAATGCCCCTGTCACGGACTAGTAAGGTGGTGCATTAGTATACGGCTAGCGCCTCGATACTACAACCGATGAGTGATCCGCCCTCCAGCGTACGTACGCACGCGACGTCGTTGCCGTCGCGGCTCGTCTCGGTGACGGCGACGGCCGCCGAGTACCTCCTCCCCGTACCCCACGAGCGGTGGCCCGTCCTCGCCCGGGACGAGATGACCCAGCCGTCCCCGCCGGTTTCGC
Coding sequences:
- the mvaD gene encoding phosphomevalonate decarboxylase MvaD: MKKATAIAHPIQGLAKYHGMRDPELRLPYHDSISVCTAPSHTRTTARFEDRAEDVYVVDGEELSGRGYERVAAVVDHVRELAGIDDRVRLESENSFRSNVGFGSSSSGFAAAAMALCESADLDLSRPDISTVARRGSSSAARAVTGAFSHLHTGLNDEDCRSERIETDLEDELRIVAGLVPSYKETEQAHEEAADSHMFQARMAHMHGQIAELRDALREGEFDRTFELAEHDSLSLAATTMTGPAGWVYWQPETIEVFNRVRELREEGVPVYYSTDTGASVYVNTTAEHVDRVEDEVAKAGVETTVWEVGGPARTVDDHLF